AGCAATGGTTTGGCTGTCAGGAGATCTATGGGCAACGCAATGGAAGTTTGTATGGGCTTTGTTGCCTTGGTTTATCGTACTTATTCCATACTCATTGTATAAAGCACATACACTTAATATTTTGAACTTAGGGAGTTCAGTGGCAACCGGTCTTGGAATACGTTCAAATCGTGAACGACTGCTTCTCCTTATGGCAGCGGTAGGGATAGCCGGTCTAGGAGTAGCCGCAGGCGGTGGAATTACTTTTTTAGGTTTGATTGCCCCACATATTGCCAGGAGTCTTATTGGACCAAACCATCGTTTGTTGCTTCCGATCGCTGCATTGATTGGATCGTTCATTTTACTGATGGCTGATACAGTAGGAACGAATTTGTTGTCACCAACAGAAATTCCGGCTGGTCTTGTCGTATCGATTGTTAGTGTTCCATATTTTATTTATTTATTAATGAAAAAGTAGGGAGGAAGCGCTATGACCACTCTATCAGCAGAACAGTTGACTATCGGGTACGAGGACCAAATCATTGTTGAACAATTGAATTTGGAAATTCCATCGAATCAAATTACTGCCATTATTGGTCCAAACGGCTGCGGCAAATCGACTATTTTAAAAACAGTGGCACGACTGCATCCGGCATTATCCGGTGTCATTTATTTAGATGGAAAAATGATTCATAAGACACCGACAAAAGATGTTGCGAAAAAGATGGCCATTTTACCTCAGTCACCGGAAGCACCGAGTGGATTGACAGTGTATGAATTAATTTCATATGGACGGACACCATATCAAACAGGATTTTCACGACTCAGTAAACATGATTACGAAATGATTGATTGGGCGCTTGAGGTTACCGGACTAACCAATCTTCGAGACCAGTCTGTTGATACGCTGTCAGGCGGCCAAAGACAACGAGCTTGGATTGCGATGGCGATTGCGCAAGAAACGAATTTATTACTATTAGACGAGCCAACAACGTATTTAGATTTAGCTCATCAATTAGAGATTTTACAGCTCCTGGAAAAATTAAATCAAGAAGATGGACGGACGATTGCGATGGTCATTCATGATTTGAACCATGCTGCCCGTTTTGCACATCACATGGTTGCTCTTAAGAACGGAACGATTGTAAAACAAGGATCACCGGAAAAAGTCATGACGTCCGAAGTACTTAAACAAGTATTTAATATTGATACAGTGATTGTTACGGATCCCAGAACAGCGAAACCGGCCATGATTTCATATGATTTAATAAAATAGAGGTTGATATCATGCTGCAGCAAAATGAACTCTGGAGAGAACTTGAGAATTTTCAAATTGTTCCACATGAAACAACAACAGTGCCTCTCTTTGATAAAGATTTTTCAAAGCTATTCAATCTTGTGAAGGAACGGACGAAAGCAGAACAGCCATATGTCATCGCTTCCATCTTGATGAGGCATGCAGCCTTTTTATTTACAGGACAATTATTTATCCTCAGCAAGTATCGTGTGAAATGGACAGGCGATGTATCCCAAGTTGGAGTAGTGGATCGGATAATAAACAATAGATGGGCGCCGCAATGGTCGCTTTCCAGCGGGAAGTGGATTCCTTTGGAAACAGAAAAAGACGTAAAGGAAACGATCCAACGTATCATTTGCCATGATTGTCGAATGATTGTGAAAGCTGTTTCTACTGAATCGAAGAGCTCGCCA
The window above is part of the Bacillus methanolicus genome. Proteins encoded here:
- a CDS encoding ABC transporter ATP-binding protein, translating into MTTLSAEQLTIGYEDQIIVEQLNLEIPSNQITAIIGPNGCGKSTILKTVARLHPALSGVIYLDGKMIHKTPTKDVAKKMAILPQSPEAPSGLTVYELISYGRTPYQTGFSRLSKHDYEMIDWALEVTGLTNLRDQSVDTLSGGQRQRAWIAMAIAQETNLLLLDEPTTYLDLAHQLEILQLLEKLNQEDGRTIAMVIHDLNHAARFAHHMVALKNGTIVKQGSPEKVMTSEVLKQVFNIDTVIVTDPRTAKPAMISYDLIK
- a CDS encoding (2Fe-2S)-binding protein, whose amino-acid sequence is MLQQNELWRELENFQIVPHETTTVPLFDKDFSKLFNLVKERTKAEQPYVIASILMRHAAFLFTGQLFILSKYRVKWTGDVSQVGVVDRIINNRWAPQWSLSSGKWIPLETEKDVKETIQRIICHDCRMIVKAVSTESKSSPLVLWENIWGYVLWMYVQLLNQGDDISTRARDDLEFLLDSATWKDIERYSPFQRFLNGQTPEEAMAHYARVTCCYYYKVPGNDKCSYCPKKQTD